The genomic DNA tagacatcaggaagaaattcttccccatgagggcaggaaggcactggcccaggttgccccaggaggctgtggctgccccatccctggaggtgttcaaaggcAGCTTGGAcgaggcttgtgcagcctggtctgatgggaggtgtccctgcccatgcagggaggttggaacctgatgatctttaaagtcccttccaaccttcaccattctgggattctatgattcatgtACATCAGCAAAGCCCTCCCTCATTACTGAGAAATAAATAGTTAACAGCAATTTTAAGCAAGgccaacaaaattattaaactgCTGCTGCACATGCAGAATTggccaaaataataataaaaaaactagTTTTCCAGAACTCTGTTGACATAGTTTGGACACTGATGACTGACTGAGCTTTCAGCACCTGTAAGGGATATGATTCTATAGTCAGGAGGAGCAGAAAATCACTGTGATAAACAGAAAGCAGGCTGCACATGAGTAAAAACAGATCAGTATATCAAGCTTCTAAATTACTGTGCTGTGAAGGGATAATTATCTGAAGCATTAGACCTCAGGCTCCTAGGTGAACAATGCCCTGCAGAACCCAGCATCACCAACTGGAAAGCTTATTTCCAgccatctaaaaataaattttaaaaagagcatcTGAACCATGGAATTCAGTCATGGCATTCATAGCCCTTCTtcacagggcagggagcaggcttTAGGCTTTCTGCAAGACAGCACAGAGGATGGTGATGGCTCAGGCCACCTCCCAGATGACCAGCATATTTGTGAGGGAACAGATTCTTTGCCCAATATAGCCAAGCCCTGGCTCAATCCATCAAGGCTTTCACACCACTCCCAACACTGCAGATGCTGAGCACCCAGAACAGCGTGAGCTCTCGGAAGTGTCCGTAAGGCACAATGTATTCCCTGCCCTTTTTCCCTAATGGCATGAGTCTATCAGTTGCAGGCAGAGATAACCAACTGGTGAGGTAGTCAGCAGGCTCATTCAaacttttaattccttttgGCTCAGAGAGCTAATGGATTTTTTGCCTTGGGGATATATAGCTGAATAATGCACAGACTTCACACAGtactgggctgggctgccttATATTCCAATTAAGGGCAAAGATTCTTCTCTAGTCACAGTGGAGAAAAGCAAATTGcaaagaaagcagctttttgaGAAGGGATCTCACCCCTTCTGCTTTCCaagaaagcaagaggaagagaCAACCTGcccttggctgcagctgcagcacagcaacagcaaaaggaCAAGGGTTAGAGCCTCAAACACTCTGCTGTGTGCTCACCTTAAAAGGCCTGTGTGTTCACCTCgaggccttgtgcagcctgggctagtgggaggtgtccctgttcatagcagggcggttggaacctgatgatctctaaggtcccttccaaccttcaccattctatgattctatgaaaaccaCTGTGGAGTTCTGTGCCCCCCAGCTCCGGACAGGAATTCTGCTGTGGTAAGGTATGTTGTGCTTTGGGCTTTGCAACCCCAAATCTCCTCTGAAGGCCATGACCTTTGTAACCTGGCACGAGCATtgcagagggaaagcagcacTCACCACAGCCTGCACGTTCTCGTGGGTGCTGAGGACACCCTTTGGCCTTCCCGTCGTCCCACTAGTGTAGATTATCATGGCTCCTCTGTCTTTCCACGAGGAGCAGGTAGTCAAGGGACCCTCTTCCACTGCTGCATGACTCATGGATCCATCACTCCGAGATCTAAGCAGGGGCAGAATAGGGACTCCCAGCTTCTCAGCACTAGGGGTTATTTTCCCCACATACTCCTCTGCAGCAATGACCAGAGCGCTCTGCGAGTCCTGGATCACATACTCCAGCTCTGGCACTGGGTGCTTCTTGTACAGGGGCACAGCGATGCCCCCGCTCATCCAGGAAGCCCACTGGGCCACAACATAGGAGGCATCATTGGGACACAAAAATGAGATCCTCTCTTCCTTCAagtccctgctggagcagcccagagctctgcagatcTCCTGGGACAAGCGCAGGCTCTGACCGAGGAGGTCCCGGTAAGTGTGCTCGCCGTTTTGGTCAATGATGGCAATTTTCTCACCAAAGGCCAAAGCCCTAGTGAAGACAGGGGTAATGTCACTGCTGTTGGTTGCTTGGGTGGTCTGTAGACCCCTGTGGGGACAGCCAGCCCCCTTCTGCCCACACAACCCCCATCTGCAGTGATGCAAGTCCTGGATGAGGCATCGGAGGGGCCGGCTCACTTGGGGGAAGAGCAGGGAGACCAGCATCCTGCCAGCACCACCTCCTTCCCAGTGATTCTGCAAAAAGCAATTAAAGGAACAGATAAGTATGTGCAGCAATTACCCAGGGGTTTATTCCCACAAAGGAAAAGTGGCAGCCTGCATTTGGATAATACCCACTGTATTATTCATGTTTATGCTTCAGACTGCTGCATCCCCAGGGCACTAGGCCCTGCCCAGATGGAACAGGAGACAGAGAGCATTCCCTGTGCAGCCTCTGCATCCCTAAAAACAGTCTAACTTGAATTATGAAATACTTTTCATCCATCAGAAGTATTAGGACACTAAGAAGGGGCTGCCTGAGGTGCCATTCTAACTCAGCAGGACCAGCATTTAAAGAGATGAAATCATTACAGCACTACCCAGCTCTCACTTTGCAGCTTCCACCACTTTGGTGAACCACTGCCTTGCTCTGTGCCTCCAGGTAGGCAGCATGGAGCACTGGGAGAAATCCAAGCCTCCTGAAGTTTAGCCCACTGGAGGATTGCTTCCTGCATGAGCTTTCTTTAGAGCAATGACAGATCTAAGTATAGGGAAGTGCCCAAACCTTCCCACCTGATGAGTCACCCATCACAGCTTCAGCTCAAAGGCTTCCTCAGGTGATAGTTTAAGTGCTTAAACAGCTCCCAAAGCACCACAGGCAGCTGGAGCCCTCCCCATGCTGAGCAGTTGGTTTTcccagcaaagagcagcagggaagtgcAAACCCAGACACTGGAAAAGCACACCTGAAAgtgccagcctggcagcagctggaaccAGGCAGGATGCTGGGACAAGCTCAGCCATGGCACCAGGCACCACCCGGGCAGCCAGCACTTGACctgagcccagcccagccaccatCCCAGCCACGACACGAAGCACAGGAGCATTCCAACAGAGAGCACCTCCAAAAGGGAACAGGGAGGAGGACCGGCACCATCAGAGGCCTCACAGGAAGATCACAGGCTGGCACAAACATCTCATACTCCAGCTTTGTGCTTAGACAGCACAATGACACCAGCCTACACGCTCGGGAGAAgtgaacaaaaatgtttttgtggtAACTAGAGAGAAGTTACCAAAATTTGCTCATTATCCCTCTTTTCATCATCCCATTTTCAAAGGGAAAGGTCTGTGCACTAGCATTGGCCACTGCCTGCATCATCTCACAGAAGCATCAGGGACAAAGCTAACACGTGTTGCAAAATCCGTGGTGCGCTGAGGAGCCTCAGGGACTATGGGAACACTTCATAGGGGAGACCACAGGTACACTGGAgatgagaggaagaagagagaaaatgagtgAGGAGATGCCACAGGAGAATCCTGACCCCTCCCTGCACAGAGCCTGGAGCTCCCACTGGAAGCTCAGCAGGAACAAGCACCTCTCCGAGGAGAGATGCacaccagcagggcagcagagggaagagggCTGTGGCAGAAGGAAAGGGGCTTCACTGCACAGCCCAGCAAATGGCTGTGATTAAACACCACCACTGAAGGACCCCCAGAGAGAAACTACCACACGAGGAGATGGCCAAGGGATGACAACTTCCCACGCTGTATGAGCGACCGTGACACTTCCGTGTCGCTGGCAATAACGACTTGATTCTTTACAGGATTTTTGATAGACACTTACTAGTGGAGCAGCTCAACTCCAATAACCTCTCAGCTCAGCTTCCCACCATGGGgagcagctgaaacaaaaaggaTCCAGAGAACTggcagctgctcagggaagAGTTGAGTGTGGCTTAACCCAGCTCAGACAcgtccacaggcagcagcagcaagggtTTGCTCCTCACAGCCGTGGCTGCAAGCCCCGGGGTGTCCCCATCCACCTTCAGAGATTTCTCCAGCCAGACACCAGCTtcacatgtattttcttttgcatatcGACCTcagtttctgcttctgcagaagaaacttGTGATTTTGTGCGGAAACATCTGGGGGGGGGAGAGGCTTTAACCCCAGAGCGTGGTAACCATGTGTGCTCATGACATAGACCatcaggatggaaaaaaaacaaagcaggtcATGACAAAGTTCCCGTGACATCTTTCCATTTCTCCGTAGAGactaaaatataaaacaataaCACCTGTAAACAAACCTAACCCAAAACACGTGCCCAAGGCCAGCTCGCTGGCAAGGTGTTAATGCTCCAGATATTAAGAGGGGCATTAACTGGAAGCAACTGTTTGCCAGGACCACACTGTGCTCCAGGCCAGGGCAGCCAAGTGCCCTTGGTGCACGCGCCGTTTTCCACGTGGCAGTTGCTGCTACTTCAGAACAGCCACTTCCACAAACCACATCACCCCCTCTTCACCACAGCATCAGTCCAGACCTAGTGGAACACCAACCAGCAGCACCTTTGGTGCATTTATGGACTTCAGAGACCTGGTGTTGACCAGGTGCCTACAGACTTACGGACCCGTGGGctgtttcccttccctgcccagtgCCCGGGGACAAGCGGTGactccagccctggcagagcaCACCTGACACCAGGTTTGTCACCGGGGGCCTCGGGGGGGTCACggcagggcagcagaggagcgGCTGCTGCCTTGAAGGAGTCCAGCCAGGAGCTGACCGCGGCCGGGCCGGCGGCAGAGCCTCACCCTccatagaatcccaggggttggaagggacctcgaaagatcatctagtccaacccccctgccagagcagggtcacccagagcacatcccacaggaaggcgtccaggcgggttttgaatgtctccagtgaagaagactccacaacctctctgggcagcccacCCCTCCCGCCCAGCCGGCATTCCCGCCGGGCAGCTCTCAGCCCCTCGCCCCGCTCACACCAaacctcagagcagcagcaagaaacGCCCTCGCCCTAGAACTCCCGAGTCGCGGAGGGCGAAGCGCGGCCTCAgcgggccccgccgctgccccgctcccgccgggaCCCCCGGGCCGCTCGTCCCAAGCGCCTCCCGCGCAGCCGGACGCGAGGGGATGTTTGGGGACGCTTTCATTAAAGGCCATTTGGACTCGCGGCACGGGGCGGCGGCACCGGCCCccgccctcccctccccgcgcCCGGCGGCGACACAACCCCCGCCACAGGCCGGCGGGGCCCGCCGGGGAGGAGAGCCGGGCCCGGGGGGCCCGTCCCGCGCCTCCACCGGGAgagcgggcagggcgggcaCGGCGGGCCCCGCtgcctcccgcagccccgccggggCCTCACCTGGCGGCGGCACCGCCGGACCGGTCCGCCCGCCAACGCGCTCCGGCGGAAACACGGCCCCACGGCCCGCCCGTTCCGAGCCGGAACCTCCCCCCTCAGCATCCTTTTATCGGGGATTTGGCCCCAAACCGCCCACTGGGGGCGGGTCTCATGGAGCCGTCGGCCGGGCCCCCCGCGCCGGTGTCGCGGCTTCTTCCTGATGGCGCTGCAGCCCCGTGCGGTGTCAGCGCCGTGTGCTCCGCTGCCATGGAGGGCGGGCACCCCAGGGACCCACAGGCACCCCAGGGATGCACAGACACCCCGTGAACCCACAGACACCCCATGGACGCGCAGACACCCCATGAACCCACAGACACCCCAGGGATGCACAGACACCCCGTGAACCCACAGACACCCCATGAACACACAGACACCCCATGGACGCGCAGACACCCCAGGGGTGCAGGGCTCAGCCAGGGGCTCAgtggcagccaggcaggggcaAGAGGGGACGTGCAGGAGAGGGGACGGCCAGAGCccctcccagcacacagccGGGGGCACCCatgggtgggatggggcaggacCCAGGTGTGGCcctgccgggccgggccctcgtgctgtgccagctgccaCGCGCCCGCACGCGTCCCAGCACCCTCCTCCCAGCGGAGCCACGTTTTTCCAGCCGCACGCGGCGGTGCGTGAAGCGCAGCCGGGGTGACCCCCAcccatccacccacccaccgCCCTCAGGTGTGTTTCcaccggggccggggccgcagCCAGCGAGGCGCAGCGGGGCTGGGAGCGGAACCGGGGATGGGAGCCTTGGGCCGGGCCCAGCCATGGGGGGTGGGCAccctccctgctgcaccccTCCCCGGGCTCAGCTCCCTGTTGCATGGCTCCCTGCTGCCCGAGGCGTGGTTCCCTTCACGTAGCACAGCTCCCTGTTGCACGGCTGTTGCACGGCTCCTTCCCATTGCACACCTCCGTTGCACGGCTGTTGCACGGCTCCCCCTTGCACCCCTCCTCTGCACGCCTGCCCTGTGCAAAGCTGCTGCCCAAGGGACCCCTTGACTCTTGCAAGCTGCAGGGATTAACCCCCTGCAGGGGGACCAGGGGGCTCTCTGACGCCAGAGGGGTGCCATCCTCCCCATCTTCctcaggggctggtggggacagggTGCATGGGGGGGTGACAGGGCCATGCTCCCCCTGACCACCCTGGGGGGTGACAGAGCTGTGCTCCCCTGGCCGTGGTGGCTGAGGGGCCAGCTGGCCACTGGTGCAGCAGATGTCCACCCCCAGccaccctctgctctgctggcccCCAGCACCTGGTGCCCACCGGCCATCTGGAGCTGGCCGTGTCCCCTGAGATGATGCTCAGCCAcggccaccagcagcacccgGTCACTCCTGGCCATCCTGGGGATTGCTGGGGCCATTGCCAGCGCTGGGGGAGCAGGTTATGGTACTGGTTATGTTTATTTTAGGTTATGGGGAGGGACACAGGGTCTGCGTCCTGTTGTCCACCTTGGAGTGGCATCAGGGAGGGGGTCAGTCCAGACAcggcagcacagctgggagcaaAACACTGTCACAGGCCTGAGACCCGGGAGTGCTGCGTCCCTGCCTGCCCACGGACCCCCCAACCCCGGGCCTGGGGGGCTGCTGCACCAGTGCCTAGGGCAACGGGATGTCCTCAGGGCATCTGGAGGTCCCCGGGGCAGTGGGACGTCCCCAGGCTGCCACGGCTCCTCATCTCTCTCCCGGTCGGGGGGTGGgtcccacagcccagccccggcAGGAAGGTttgcctcctgctccccccgCGCCGTAGGAAGCTCCCTGATTAATTATGGATCCAGCAGAAAGCTTTTATTACATTAGAGTTTACTTGTGGCAACATCcgtatttattaaaaaaccaacaacccaccAACACCGAGGGAAGTGATTCCCGCGGGGGTGTCAACACCGCAGGCACCGCCGGGGGCTCCGTGTAGGGATGGGgaccccggggctgcccccgccgTGCTGCTTGGGGTGAGGGCGGAGCACAGCGAGCCCGCCCGTCCTCCCGGCGACCCCCCAAAGCCATGGGCACCGTGTCCCCAGCCCACGGGG from Apus apus isolate bApuApu2 chromosome 11, bApuApu2.pri.cur, whole genome shotgun sequence includes the following:
- the ACSF3 gene encoding malonate--CoA ligase ACSF3, mitochondrial isoform X6: MLLCFVSWLGWWLGWAQVKCWLPGWCLVPWLSLSQHPAWFQLLPGWHFQNHWEGGGAGRMLVSLLFPQVSRPLRCLIQDLHHCRWGLCGQKGAGCPHRGLQTTQATNSSDITPVFTRALAFGEKIAIIDQNGEHTYRDLLGQSLRLSQEICRALGCSSRDLKEERISFLCPNDASYVVAQWASWMSGGIAVPLYKKHPVPELEYVIQDSQSALVIAAEEYVGKITPSAEKLGVPILPLLRSRSDGSMSHAAVEEGPLTTCSSWKDRGAMIIYTSGTTGRPKGVLSTHENVQAVTTGLVEKWEWKKEDVILHVLPLHHVHGVINKLLCPLWVGATCIMLPEFSAQMVWKKILSSQAPRINVFMAVPTIYAKLIEYYDKHFSQPQVQDFVRAFCQENIRLMVSGSAALPVPVLEKWKSITGHTLLERYGMTEIGMALSNPLHGVRVPGSVGTPLPGVEVRIVTETLKNGGRSYTIHAQGDEDNTQVTPGLEGQEGELLVKGPSVFREYWNRPRETAEAFTPDGWFKTDWKAYCTAAGRGECRGDGWCLPGVEPR
- the ACSF3 gene encoding malonate--CoA ligase ACSF3, mitochondrial isoform X7 → MLLCFVSWLGWWLGWAQVKCWLPGWCLVPWLSLSQHPAWFQLLPGWHFQNHWEGGGAGRMLVSLLFPQVSRPLRCLIQDLHHCRWGLCGQKGAGCPHRGLQTTQATNSSDITPVFTRALAFGEKIAIIDQNGEHTYRDLLGQSLRLSQEICRALGCSSRDLKEERISFLCPNDASYVVAQWASWMSGGIAVPLYKKHPVPELEYVIQDSQSALVIAAEEYVGKITPSAEKLGVPILPLLRSRSDGSMSHAAVEEGPLTTCSSWKDRGAMIIYTSGTTGRPKGVLSTHENVQAVTTGLVEKWEWKKEDVILHVLPLHHVHGVINKLLCPLWVGATCIMLPEFSAQMVWKKILSSQAPRINVFMAVPTIYAKLIEYYDKHFSQPQVQDFVRAFCQENIRLMVSGSAALPVPVLEKWKSITGHTLLERYGMTEIGMALSNPLHGVRVPGSVGTPLPGVEVRIVTETLKNGGRSYTIHAQGDEDNTQVTPGLEGQEGELLVKGPSVFREYWNRPRETAEAFTPDGWFKTVDRAA